The Pseudomonas oryzicola genomic sequence GGCGGCGCCGGAAGCAGTGTCCACGGTGCGCTGCGCTGACCCACACCTGCTGGCGCGTGCGGCCTACCACCTGGGCAACCGCCATGTGCCGCTGCAGATCGAGCCCGGCCTGTTGCGCTTCCAGCACGACCATGTGCTGGACGACATGCTGCGTGGCCTGGGCCTGACGGTGGAGGCCGAGCAGGCCCCGTTCGAGCCGGAGGCGGGCGCCTATCAGAGCGCAGCGCACAGCCACAGCCACAGCCATGGTCATGCGCACGACCACCCGTTCGTGCGCCTGCCCGCCCATTCCTGAACTGCCTGGAGTAAC encodes the following:
- the ureE gene encoding urease accessory protein UreE; translation: MIVLTRRITEPGPQGETGSVTLDVDSRIKSRLRVTLDDGREAGLMLERGHLLRGGELLADAEGTQLIRVLAAPEAVSTVRCADPHLLARAAYHLGNRHVPLQIEPGLLRFQHDHVLDDMLRGLGLTVEAEQAPFEPEAGAYQSAAHSHSHSHGHAHDHPFVRLPAHS